The DNA sequence CTTGCACTGGTAACGGCCTACTTCGGATTTGTCTTTGCAGCCCCGGGTGCGGTCTACATCCATGGCAACTACATTGAGAGAGATGTGAACGGTAAGATATCCCTTGCAGGACCCCTAACAAATATAATCCTTGCAATCATGTTCCTCATGGTATCCACGGTACTCCCATCACCCATCAACCAGGTGGCGTTCCTTGGATACGCTGTCAACAGCTTCCTCGCCCTCTTCAACCTCATACCCCTCGCGGTGCTTGATGGGGCCAAGGTTTTCAGGTGGAACCCCCTGATCTGGCTCCTTGCAGCCGCAGCTGCATTTGGGCTGACATTCAACAGCATGCTCTGAGTGGTTAAGATGTTCCGGGATATTCCTGTCAGGTACATTGGATGCACCCACAGGCCGTGAGGCCCTCTGAGACCCTGAAGGCCTTCGGGGACAAACTCTCCATGATAGGTGTTACAAGGATCACCGAGATAACACACCTTGACCGCATCGGCATACCCGTATTCTCCGCCATAAGACCAACAGCAGAGGATGGAGCTGTGAGCATATACGCCGGTAAGGGCGCCACCAGAACCCAGGCAAGGGCCTCGGCCATGATGGAGGCCTTTGAGAGGTATTCAGCAGAAAGAAAGCCCGAAGATGAAACATTCACAGCTCACCCAGAGGACTGTGACGGCCTTGACCCTGAGTCACTGATACTTCCAGGGTCCACTGATCTGAAATCTGAACTGGAGTGGATTAATGCAGAGAACCTCACCGGTGATGAGGAGGTCCCGGTACCTGCAAATGCTGTTTTTCATCCATACAACCCTCCGGAAGGCTGCATGAGTCTGTTCCGATCAAACACCAATGGACTTGCATCAGGGAATGCAAGGGAGGAGGCCATATTCCATGGGCTGATGGAGGTGATTGAAAGGGATGCCTGGAGCCTCTTCGAGGCTAGGAGGGGTCCCAAAGTGGAGGTTGACTGCTCAGGGACGGATAATGATATAATATCAGGACTCCTTGAGAAGTTCCATGCCGCTGGTGTGGAGGTGACCCTGGTTGACCTTACAGCAGACACCGGGGTTGCGACGGTGGCTGCGGTTGCAGATGACACCGTCCTGAGGGATCCGGCCCTCCTCACCATGGGCGTCGGGACCCACCTTGACCCTGAAATTGCGGTTATAAGGGCCCTCACAGAGGTCGCCCAGAGCAGGGCCACCCAGATACATGGAACCCGTGAGGACACCGTCAGGGCCGAGTTCATGAGACGTGCCGGGTATGAGCGTATGAAGAGACTCAACAGGCACTGGTTCAGTGAACCGGAGGACACGATTACCCTGGATGAGATGGAGGACCTCTCAACAAGGTCATTCAGGGGAGACCTTGAGATAACCCTCAGGAAACTGCGTGAATCCGGTCTAGAGGATGTTTTCTATGTTGACCTCACCCGTGATGTGGGGGTCCCTGTCGTCAGGGTCATAGTTCCGGGCCTTGAGGTCTTCTCTGTTGACCCGGAACGTGTGGGGCGTCGCATCAGGTCCTCCATCTGAGGATTCTGTAAAGATCCGATTCTGTCAAGTGTTTCCAGATGCAGGAGCTCCTCCTTCTGATATCCGGACCAATTTATCATCTAAAAGATTAATTATCAGCGCCAAGATACCAACCAGTATGCATGGTAAGAAAATAATCATCTTCACGGGACCATCCCTATCACACACTGAAGCCTCCAGTATCCTTGAAGCTGAGTACAGGCCACCGGTGAGAAGGGGTGACATTCAGGAGGCCATGAAGGAGAACCCGGACATAATAGGCATAATAGACGGTGTTTTCCACCAGAGCCCTGCTGTTGGTCACAGGGAGATCATTGATGCCATCAGGAGGGGTGTGAAGGTGGTTGGAGGGGCCAGCATGGGGCCCTGAGGGCCTCAGAGCTCAGTGAACTTGGAATGGTGGGTGTTGGCCGCATCTTCAGATCATACCTTGATGGTGAAATCGAATCGGATGATGACGTTGCAGTGGCCTTCAACCCTGACACCCTTGAGCCCCTCTCTGACTCCCTTGTCAGCATAGAATTCAACCTTAAAAGAGCCCTCATGAGGGGTGTGATAAGAGAGGATGATTTCAGGGAGCTTATGAATACCGCGAAGAACCTCTTCTACCCCCTCCGAAATTACAGGAGGATCCTCCATGAAAGCGGGATCCCTGATGATACCAAAGAATCCCTGCGTTCCTTCCTTGAATCAGAGGGGAGGGACCTTAAAAGGGAGGATGCGCTGGAGGTCATCCGTCATATAAAGAAACTTGCATCTACAGGATAGGTTCCAGAAAGTAAGGGATAGAACTACACATAACAGAACCCAAATACGCAGAGATGAGACTGAACCAAACTAATAACAGAACCATGGACTGCTGCATTCAGACTACAGCGAAATGATGAACCTCACAGGACCTAGAATTATGGATGTGTTATCATGGATCTTGAATCAAAGGTTGAAAGGGTTAAGACGGCCCTCAGGGGTGAGAGGATCGCCGTTGGATTCTCGGGTGGTGCTGACAGCACAGCCCTTCTTGATATGGCCGCTGATGTTGCTGATACTGTGGTCGCCTTCACCGTGGATACCGGTGTGATGCCCCGTGGCTTCATTGAGGGGGCTTCAGGCATAGCCCGGGAGATTGGCGTGGAACATGTTGTCCTGGAGATGAACCTCCTCGAGAATGTGGAATTTGCGAAAAATGCTGCTGACCGGTGCTTTGTGTGTAAGAACATCATATACAGTTCCATAATCAGAGAAGCTCATAACCGGGGCCTTGATGTGGTTGCAGACGGCACCACAGCCAGTGACATGTTCGAGGACCGCCCGGGGGTCCTTGTGAACCACCTTCTTGGAATAAGAACACCCCTCCTGGACGCAGGGATGAAGAGAAGTGATGTGATTGAATACCTCAGGTCCAGGGGGCTTAACTATCTGGAGGAAACCACCTGCCTTGCAACCAGGATCAGGACAGGTGAAGAAATCACACCCGAGAGGATAAACAGGATCTCCTATGCTGAAAGCCTCATCAGGAGCGTGTACGGTGATGGGAAGATCCGTGTCCGCCACGAAGGAGAATCCGCCATAATAGAGGTTGATGAACCAGAACGGCTCCTTGAGACACCCATCATAAGGCACCTGGATGATGAACTGAGGGCCGTTGGATTCAGAAGGGTCCTTCTTGACCTTACAGGGAGAAAGACCCCTGACGAGGCCATGATCTACAGGCCCTGCCGCGATGCTGAATCAAGGATAATGTTCGAGGTTAAACTGCCCTACAGCATAGACATTGCCAGGACCTGCAGGGAACTCATGGATAGGGGGCCCAGGTGTTCAGAGAAGATGGGGGTCATCATGCTGGAGGCCGGTGATGGGAATGTCACCATCTTCAGGA is a window from the Methanothermobacter thermautotrophicus str. Delta H genome containing:
- a CDS encoding site-2 protease family protein, coding for MVRFNREEVRDILVSMVVIAGVFAYVFSGKNIQTALVLLPATLITVGLGFVLHEIAHKLMAIRYGFWAEYRLWLEGLLLALVTAYFGFVFAAPGAVYIHGNYIERDVNGKISLAGPLTNIILAIMFLMVSTVLPSPINQVAFLGYAVNSFLALFNLIPLAVLDGAKVFRWNPLIWLLAAAAAFGLTFNSML
- the larE gene encoding ATP-dependent sacrificial sulfur transferase LarE, with translation MDLESKVERVKTALRGERIAVGFSGGADSTALLDMAADVADTVVAFTVDTGVMPRGFIEGASGIAREIGVEHVVLEMNLLENVEFAKNAADRCFVCKNIIYSSIIREAHNRGLDVVADGTTASDMFEDRPGVLVNHLLGIRTPLLDAGMKRSDVIEYLRSRGLNYLEETTCLATRIRTGEEITPERINRISYAESLIRSVYGDGKIRVRHEGESAIIEVDEPERLLETPIIRHLDDELRAVGFRRVLLDLTGRKTPDEAMIYRPCRDAESRIMFEVKLPYSIDIARTCRELMDRGPRCSEKMGVIMLEAGDGNVTIFRNGKIVARRVRDQEEGRGCHP